The Mercurialis annua linkage group LG7, ddMerAnnu1.2, whole genome shotgun sequence genome includes the window AGAGGTCCTAATAAAGGCTGTTGCTACATCTATGCCTGTTTATACCATGTCGTGTTTTCTACTACCTGAAACTTTATGTAAAGAATTGAGTCGATTAGTAGCAAGATTCTGGTGGGGACAAAAGAATAACGAACGGAGAATACATTGGGTTAAATGGAATAAAATCTGTCGTAGTAAGAATAGAGGAGGACTTGGTTTCAGGGATTTTCAAGCCTTCAACATAGCATTGTTGGCAAAACAGGGGTGGCGTCTAATACACGACAAGAACACTATGATTTACAAGATATACCGGGGGAAATATTTTCGGTCAACAGATTTTCTATCAGCTCGCTTAGGAGGTAATCCGTCTTGGGCTTGGAGGGGATTGTTGGTTGGTCGCGATGCACTTGTTTTGGGGCTCCGATGGAGGGTTGGAACAGGGGAAAATATCTCTATTCGTAATGACCCATGGTTCCCATCAGAATTCCCATTTAAACCAAGTATCACACAAAATGCTCCAATTGAAATCCGGCAAGTGTCTGATTTGTTATTGTTGGATTGTGGCAAATGGAATGTGGAGTTAGTAAAACAAGTTGTTGATGATCCAGATTATCATCAAGTTCTATCAATACCAGTAACAAAAAGCTCTGTGAAAGATAAACAAATCTGGCATAACACTCGAAATGGTATTTTTTCGATAAAATCATGTTATCATTTGATCTACGACACATGTCTTGACATGGAGGTACGACACACACCTAACACAGGGTCAGGTGCAAGTAACTCTCCAAATTGGAAGATGGTATGGACTTTGAAGTGTCCACCGAAATTAAAGCATTTTTTATGGAGAGCACTGTCAAATTGTCTTGCTGTAAACGTGAATTTGAAGCATCGTATGACCTATGCGGATCCAACATGTCCTGTTTGTCTCAAAGATGATGAAACCATGATACATCTTTTCACAAACTGTACTACATCTAAACAGgtatgtattttaaattaaagctaTGTTCTTTCAGTTTGCTTAACCATGTTCATTGTTAGGTATGTCACTTGTCATATAATATATAGACGTATAATTAGCCAAACATGGCCTTTTAACTCTCTAAACAACTCACCCTGATACAGCTTTTGTAAGCCTGATTAATGGGaggaaataaaaataagtgtAAAACAGATATTATGTGATaactcaaatatataaatacaagACAACATTAAAGCTTACTTTAGGAAAACTACTTTCCCAAGGTGAGAACATGCCTCAATCAGGTTCTTGACACACGGATCCTTACATGAATATAGAATTATGGAGCAATATAACTTAGAAAGATAAAAtgaatttggaaattaattggTTTACAAAGTCTTTTTAAGATAACAGCCACATAATTAAGGAGCAATTTGCaagttaatttcataaatattagCCACCTTCTAGTCAATTTTTAAAAGCACCATATTTTCACATCTCTCAAAAGTTTCATATAAAAACTTAGCATTTTAAATAAAGAAATGTTAGAATGGTACTTTCAACTAACCCAACAATTATCTCCATAACGTAGCAGAATAGAAAGAAATGTAAATACATTCAACTAACCCAACAATTATCACCCTCACAACATTTCAAAGTGTTTAAGTGTTTTTTATACACTTGTTAGTAGAAGACTAATATATTGCTTCAACAAAGACAGAATGCTCATCTTAGACTTTTATCATGAGCATAAACTAAGTTAGAAAAATAAGATAGTATACAACTATAAGTCAATGGAACTGAACTTATAATAAGGTATTGACCAGAATACAGTTTCTTAGATGGTTGTAACTAAAAACAGACAAATGCATGTAGTAAGCTAAAACTCTTGACCTAAGGGTTGTCATAAATAATTAAGGATAGGAATTTCCATCCATTGACGTTTGTATGTAATGTGGCTAAGTGTACACGAATATGGAGAATGAAAAAGCTCAAAGAATGCAGCATAAAGATAATGTAAAAAAGATAATACAACATCAAATGAAAATAGTTTATAATGACAGAGGATACTTATGATATATAATATTACAAGCTGGTTAACCCTTTCATATTACATTTTTTACCTTAACTTGCAATATCAATAGCTAATTACTCTACAGTAAGATGGGATACTTTTATTATCAGCATACAATTATATATCATACAGGTTCTAAAGAAAATATCCAACCTCAATTGATATATTTTAGATGGATTGGGCGACCCTTGGCttcaaaataaactttaatgaaataaaataatgagtTGCGGCAACTAAAATTTTTGTATAAGTAAAATTATTgttaacttataaattatttgtatgttttttataaaaagacaGCAGTGTgctgttttttatttaaaaaaggcTGAAATTGCAACAAACTTagtttattttactaaaaagGGATATTGAGATGGAAAATAGTTAGGAGTTGATATCATAATCAACTCCTAATAATAGTTGTAGGAAAATTGCTTTTAAGTACAATTActattttattgtattttatctACAACTATCATATACCGTTAACTACTATCCATTTTATGACATGTTTACAGGTATGGTTTGAGTCGAAATTTTGCCTCCGCTCAAATTTGTTGCCTCAAAGTTCGCTAGTTGACTGGTGGAATGCTTTAGTTACTGATCTGCAAAAGCTAGGAAGAAACAAAGAAGACTTTGCTCTGTGTAACTTCTTACTTTGGAACATATGGAAAGCCCGCAACGAGGTGGTATTTAATAAAAACCACTTACCAGCATCTTTAATTATTGATAAGGCATGCGAACAACAACGAGAATATTTGGAATAATCAGATAAAAGACACACTGTTAAGGGCAGCCCAAATACTCTTTCAAATGTGGAAATCGATTCGGCTTTATGGTCACCTCCACCGACAGGTTTCCACAAGGTTAATTTTGATGGTGCTATTGATCTGAATTCAAGAACAGGTGCGATTGGATTTGTTGTTAGTGATTTTGCAGATAACATAATCTTTGCTGGGGCTAGGCGGTTTAGTGGCATAATAACACCACTTGTTATAGAGGCATTGGCGATTCGGACATCAATGGAGGAGACTATACCTAAAGGATTTAGTGCAGTTATCTTCGAAGGAGATTGTCAAGTGTTGATAAATGCTGCTAATGCCTCCTCTAGTGACGACAGGGACGCCGGAGTAGTTTTAGAAGACATATTCAATCTAGTTTTCCGATTTTCGGAAATTAGATTTCAATATGTTAATCGTAAATGTAATTGGGTGGCCCATTTGGTGGCTAAAAAAGCCCTTATTGATGACTGCTTCTGCAGGTCTCATCATACTGTTATGGAATGGCTCACTCAGGTCTGTTGAGGAGTTATTCTAATGTGTACTTTTCATTACATTAATGAAATCCAgcctttggtaaaaaaaaaacaattctatTAGGACAGAGTGAGTAGTTCGTTAAAAAAATGGGTTAGTTTGACCagtgttttgtttgaaaaaaaaaaatttgaccgGTGAGTCGGCGAGTGAGGGAATTGAGAAAATTAGAAGCACCGACGAGACACGCGGCAAGCAGCAATTGGAGAGGAAATTCTAGAAGGTGATAGAAGGGAAGTATAGAGCAAAAATTCAAAACTCTTTGGTCGCACCTATAAAACGTAACGCCACGCCACCCCTCTCTTCAATTCCTTGCTTGCTTTTACTCACGCCAActaactcaaaattattcacAGAAACAGACTTAGCTACGCCATTTATTCTTCTccaaaacggtgcgttttataCTCCTCCATCGTTCGAGATTTTGTGGGTTTAATTAATGTCTCATGAAATTCGATTTAGATCTGATCAATTTGAATTATTCtatgttttgaattttaattttgcgTTTTGCAGTTGATTTCAGAAGTTTATTCGGATTCAGAGAGATATGGCTGAGGTACTACTGATTTATCACtgaattttgtttgattttatatgATTATGTTGTTGGTGGTGTTTTAGTAATTGCATTGGGTTGGAGTGTTATTGTATGATTTGTTTgcttattttagttttaattaattctGTGGCAGGATGGTTACAAGGTTATTTTGAATGTGTATGATCTTAGCCAAGGATTGGCGCGGCAGCTTTCGACTACATTCTTGGGCAAAGCTATTGAGGGTATTTGgtaagtttttatattttatagggTATGTTTTGTTTATCAATGTCttatgttttgattttgtaGTTTTTGGGTGTGGTCGAATGAGTTGGTTTGCCTCATTAAGGGTAGCCTCGGTAGTATGGGCACTTTATTCAATCAACGTGTCCTGTTTTTAGAATGTTTCGGGAACTTTTCGGGtacaaaatttaacttttaacttAGGAGActttaaaataacaccgtttcaCTGTGTCTGTATCCAGGTGTCCCGTCTCCCCGTGTCCTTGTCTGTGCTATTTAGGGTAGCAGTTTGGTGGGAAGAGTTTCATTATGTTGGTTAATATGTTTTACTATCAGTAGATGCTTGTCCAAATTTCTTAACTAATGTGAAGTATGTAtgaatttagttttatttatggGGTTTTTATGCTATATAGTGATGAATTTCTAAGTTAATGTTTCATGATACATAGATAGGATAAAAACTGTAGTGTACGGACTGTTGCTTAACTTTCATTATGGGTTTAATAAGTTTAACACTTGCCTAAGTCTTTATTTGTTTCCTCCTTGTTGATGTATTAAAGCTGGAGTATGGATACAACTGCATAGTTTACAATCTtggtttgttttttgatttttctgtCTGAATTTTTTGTTCTTGAACATGTAGGCATACTGGAGTGGTGGTATATGGTTATGAATATTATTTTGGGGGAGGTATACAGCATGACCCTGCTGGAAGAACCCCATATGGAACACCAGTCAAAGTGGTAGATTTGGGTGTTACACATGTTCCCCAGGAtgtatttgaaatgtatttgcAAGAAATCGGACCTCGGTATACAGCTGAGAAATACAGCCTGCTTACTCACAATTGTAACAACTTTAGCAATGAGGTCGCACAATTTTTGGTGGGTGTGACCATTCCAGATTATGTTCTTCAACTCCCTACTGAAGTTATGAACAGTCCAATGGGTGCACTTATAAGTAAGTTCCCTACCGCCTTGTTGTCTAGTTGGTTCTCTGTGAACTTGGATGAATTTGTTAATGAGAAACTATAATTTCTGAAAAAATTTAATGGCTGAGCAATGGTACGGGCGACTTCAAATCTTGTGATTTTTCTGTCTTCTTTTGAAGATATTACAAACTTAAGGACTGATTTCTGCATATTAATTGCACAGATTTGGTCTTTCATCATGTTTCTGATAAGCTGTCAATTCATTGTTTTGGATCTCTGATTTTGCTAATAATGATTTTCACGATGTAGTGCCCATGATACAAAATCTGGAGTCAACATTGAGAGCTGGAGCAGTACCACAAGTTCCACAATTTAGGAATGCATCGATAAACCAACCCACAGCTGCAGCAACAACTACTGTTAACACTTCCTCGGTCAAAGTGGCTAATGGTGAAGTGGAATCGTCAAAAATATCGGAGAAGGCAATACCTCCAGCtgttaaacctgcagaaacagCAAAGAAGATTACAGCTAACGGGGTTTCAGGAGATCCTCTCGGGGATGCTCGAAGTAAGTTGCAGGAGGAGATAAGTATTGAATTCAAGAATCTCATGGGCACGGGAGAATTCCGTGCAAGTGAAGCTGCAACTATTGCTACTAAGAGAGTTATGCAAAGATATAAGAATCTGAATGTCGCAACTCAACAGAGTTAGAAATTTGCGACAGAAATTGAAGATATGTAGTGTTTGCCAATCTGAACCTTCAGTTGGCAATTCGTCATTATTTTTATGATGTACTATGACCCTAATTGGCACATTGCCTTTCCTTCGATGGCTCTTGTATTTGATATTTCCCATTGTGCATGGGAAAATGAAATTTCTTTTTAGAAAGAGGTTGAAGGGATATAATGGAGAAATCTAGATTTTATGAGATAAAAAGGTCAGTAACCTGGTATATTGCAGTGTTTTACTTGGAAAATTAACTTTTGTTGGTTTTCTTTTTGAAGGAAAAAAGAGAGTCAAAGTTTTAAATTAACTTTTGTTGGTTTGAAATGTACCTCAAAGGCTCAGTTTAAAAATGATTTAAGGcgtaattacttaaaaaatttcaccttttaatatttttttgtttatcttctgacttaaaaaaaagttcatttgtaccttttttgtttgatttttgtttccgTCTCTATCTAAAGcatcaaattgaatttttttttaaaatttaaaatagtcttttaatttttaatatatatattctaattagattttaatgctattaatattataaaaaataccttCTTGTTCAAGGCGTATCTTCACCATCtacaaatttaattacaaattagAATTATTTCAAGTGTTATGAGTAATTAGTTTTGTTgtctaaatataataattaattatgaattattcatcaaaaaaaaattatgaattatttcAATAATAGATTTTAGTTGCTAACAATATTTTAAATCGAATTAGACCGGGTGTTTGGACCGTCTTACTTGAGaatgtcaaattttaaatattttttagagcATAAggtttttttattcaataccaaaaaataatttaaatatcttTAAAGTGCGATAAATATGaacgtataaaaataaatttaaagtgaaaatttgattaaattctaattaaaattgtttaaaatataataatttcaaagtgaaaaatagtatatattttgaatcattagaaaataataaaagaataaactATAAAGTTATGTTAAAATATTGATGTAAATGTATATTGTTCATCTTCAATGTGTAAACGCTTGTAATTTAATGATTGGAAAATAAGcatttttttaagattaaattgaaatagaattttaaaaataaaaaattagatttgctgttttttgcttaaatcagtaaaattagtttaactcaagttttattttatttttaagtttgatatttaattaaactttataaataattgattttcaattaGTTCAGTTCAATCAGCCTGTCTGGTgattctaaaaatattattagcaattaaagtttatttttaaaaaattaattattcattatttaaaacaattacctaatcattatATTTCAGCAATACATTAATAACtcattaaatttgaaataatatctttaattaaattcataaaaagttCATATACACCCTTAAGTAAAACATACAAATACGTTATTAAACTTTCATTTAAAAGAATTTACATCCTTAAGTTTAACTCGATGCAACCCGggccttaaatttataaaatcaatacAAATAAGCCCTTCAAACTATGTTTATTTTTCCATTAGAATAAGATTTTATTTgcacaatttttataaatttaagggcCTGACTCAACCGAGTTAGAGTTTAGAGGCATACACATTATTTCATgggaaaattataaaaaaaaaatccaataaaaggaaaaaattacaaaaatatgtaCTTTCcaaaaagtttatatttaatacttaaaaaatacgaaataaattttcaccttttacgTACTATATCAGAAATGTGGTAGAGATATATTgataatgtatcaaatatgtatcaaacatgtattttatttttaaagtaaaaaaaagtacataaattacgtaaatttttttaatttaggtaaaattgatttttttactaagtatatatatttttataagttaagtgatttttttaggatAGTTTTGTAGTTATTCCTGAAGGGCTTATCTGCACCTTACACCTTTTCAATAAATCAACACAATTTTTGtagattaattatatttttaatagaatatttgttttaaaatgccCATCAAAATTTGGCACGGTCGAGGGAAAGAGTAAAGCTAAAAAGCATAttaaggccatgtttggttcatggaataggtgtgGAATGAAATAGCAATTCCGTATAGAATGAAAATTCTTtactttggttcatggaataggtattcCACGGAATtactattccatgattttgtggaataaggactcctctcaaaaactaaagaatggctattccattccttatggaatagctattctattccatgctattccattccatgaaccaaacatggcctaagTTCCATTGAGAATAGAGCACACTATCTTCTGCTCTTTGGCAGAATTGTGTTACTGCTGTGCATTCATGCTGCATACAATGCAACAACTATAGCCTCTGCTCAATTATCAGAAACTAGGTCAAAACTCAacacttaattttatttgtttataatatCAGGACGAATTTCTTGTGTAAACCTAAGCTACAGAATCAAGAATTACATTTACAATaattaatgtaaaaaataaaataaaactatacGACACATTTGTTAATTACATTGAAGTATGTTTTGCGATTTAACGTAACAAACGAAAGTATGTTAGGAATTGCCTGTAGTTCCTTGAGATGGTGATGAGCAATCTTGATGAATTGATCTAGTCTCTTGATTTTCTGATTCTTTTGATTGGCTAAAAGAATCGGCAGGAATGTTAATTCCAGCAAATCCAATCATCACGGCTGCAGCTCCAAAGTAGTCCATTACGCCGGGGGCATTGCCTATTAATGAATCCACAATAGCAGCCAACGGAACCTGAATCGTAAGACCAGCCGTTGCAACTGTCGTGGTTGTCAAAAGAACAGCCTTTGCCCATAAATAGTCACTCAAGACATTATCTAACAAACCTATTTCAGGCACAGAATTGTAGAAGAATCACaataaaaaagttacaaaaccggGAAAGAAGCATTTGTTCTTGAAATCACATATTAGTCAATAAATTGATTTCTATTATCAGTAATTTTATAAAGCAAACAAATGCTAATTCTACTTcaaataagaaacaaaaatttGAGCTAGATGTATAATATTATGTCATCCCGTACAGATATTAACATTTTGGCAGTAGAATAAAAAGGAAATAATTAATGCTTTCTCGTCTACAAAAATGGCAGAGCTATTTATTGGTTACTTTTTTCTTTCGATAAAAGAACTCTCgaataaagtactcgtttgaattAATCTCTACAAGACACAAAAGGATGGAATGAATAACATCCACTAGAGCCGATCAAGAAAATTTGCATAGGTTCATATTTAACAGATTCAAAATCTGTCTTATCAGAGTATATAGCTGAATCCAAAAgcttaaacttttgttttaatagaaaaagaaacCAATAATTCATGAATCAGAATTTTCTGAAAACACTAAGTGCCAGGTTGCTCCATTCGCTATTTAGTATCATAAGATAGTACAGGTAAAATTTGAACAGCATACAATATCAATAGTTGCATTTACTTTTGTTCAATACAtataagaaaagttcaaagacGTGAGAGGCCCCTAAACAGTTTTAAAGCACTAAAACAGCACAAATTTGACATGTAAACAatgaaatgcacaaaaaataaGAACAATACATACCTTTCCCAATGATTAAACCAAGCTGCTTGCCAGTTAGCATGCTGAAAGGCTCTAACATGGTGAAATTCAGAATAAGAGCAATGGGAAGGAAAATGAAGAAGTTGAAAAGCCCTAGATATCCAAGGAATTCTGCCATACTGACATGACCACTTTTCCCATCATCATCGGGAAATTTCATACGGATAAGTGTAATGTACACAGCATAAAATGCAGCCGAGATGAGTGCAAGAAAGTCCCCAAGAAGAGGGTTTAAAGCAACTGCACTTAGACCACTTTCCAAGTCACCCAAGCTGACAATTATAGTTCCAACCATGCAGAGAAGTACACTTGCAAGCTTCAGCCAGGAGAATGTTTCACCCAAGAACACCAGAGAGACCAAAAACGTGAAAAGGCTGGAGGCCGTGCTTAAAATAGTATTCGACTGCACAAACCAAAGGATAAGTCATTGCATGAACATGATTAACAAAATATGGTATAAATAAAGTTCAAATGATGCTTACTGTGACAGTAGTATACTTCAGCGACAGATTAAAACTCAGCTGAGCTAAAAACCAAAATGGGCAAATCAGCAGGCTGACCTTCGCCACTCTAGCGCGTGTCCAACGACCTATCGCATCAACTCCATGACTACCCTCTTCAACAGGTAAGATCCTTTCATGCGTAGATGACATAGATTCAGCAATTGGATTAACACCATCTCCTTTAATATCAGCATTCCCATCGTCTACAATAACAGAAACATTCGACTCTTTATCATTTGGACCTAATTCCGTCTCTCCTAGAAGAATGGCCTTTTCGGACTCTCCCAATTCTCGTAAAGGGCCACTACTACGACTTCTCTTTCTCCAAAATATTAAACTACCATAAGAATCCTCGACATATCGCCCGATTTCAACTAAGGGAATGTAAACAACAAACAATGAATTGCATATGTAGGTAATAAGAAACGGCGAAACCCCCGCATCGACAACAGATTGAACCACAAAACTAGCAGCTATCCATATAGTAGCAACAGCGACTATGTAAATCAAACCTAAAATCCATCTCCAAACTTTATCTTTCATATTTCAAACCCCCAATTATGTATCAAAAACCTCCCCAGATGATCATTTCAGCATCATAACTGTCCAAATTTAGCACACACCCATGTACATAGAACTGTCCTATAAGAATTTATGCAAATTTAAAGTCTAATTAGGtttgaaaattcaaaaataaatgcaTCGAATGGCAAGAGAATTACGTTCGTTAATTCTGCATTGTGTATATTAAGAGATACGAACTTACAGAAGATTGGAATTGAAATAAGAGATGAATCTTGAACCGATAACTGTTGGAAAATGTTTAACAGAGGAGTCAGCAGAGTTCCCTGCGATGAGGAATCATAATCATAAATGACGAATTCGTCAACCTTTTTTTTGTCGGCAAGATGAATTCGTCAACTGAAAAGGGAAAAATTGGATCTTTGCTCGTTGTTGTATTTAGGGGGAGCAGAAACCGACTTGtccgaattaaccgaaccgaaaagaAATCGaaggtttgatttggttaattcGACAAAACGGTGTAGTTTGAGTTTAGGTTAGGGGTTATTTGATATTTGACAAATGATTCGGTTTTTGAGTTCGGTTGACCGtttaaccgaaataaccgaagaagtaaaacgacgtcgttttactCCATATTTGCACATGTGGGAAGCTTCTAGAGGCTGGGGCATGTGTGAATTCGAATACACAAAACACAATGTTTTGTGTTGGTTTACAAACCAATTTTCAGAAACTCTAATCTATTctctcaaactctcgcctctcTCTAAAACTGAAACCCTAAAATTCTCTCAACTCTCTCGACTCTTGCTCTTTCATCTTACACTTACACCACCTTTCTTCCTCGTATAAATCCTAAATTAATGGCTGATCCTCTTTTCTCTGATTTTGTGCTTCCTTTAAGCTAAACGGTTGCTGTTTGCTTTTGTTCTGATTATGTTCTTTCTTCCTTTCAGTCTCTGTCTCTGATACACGCAAATCTTGTTAACCACTCGTTAATAATGATTAGAGGCAAGAAAAGAGAACTGATGAGGCGAATCGGTGATTGGGGAGTTCTTTAAATGtggtttttttacttttattttgtttatttcgaACCCTTTGCCTTTCTGATTCTTCATTGGTCTTTTAATCTTAATTCTTTTCactgatttttattcttttcactTGTATATGTCCTTCAAAATGAATGGATCTGTTCATTAGACAAAAGTTTCACTGTGAATcacaataaaaaagataaatctTTAgtccttttcattttttatgattttttttaagattatgTTTAAGATTTTTAGTACTGAGTTTTACTAACCCTTTGCTTGTTTTGTGGAGAGCTTGAAGTGGTGGAAGCTAGTCGGTCTCTCTCTGAGTTTGTGACTCTGTTCTCTCTATGTGCTGTGATTCTGTGATTTGGTGGAAGCCTAAAAATCCCTACTCATTCATTATCAGATCAGATGGAACCAGATGCAAGGGCAAGTGTTCGTTAATGCTTTTCATTCTGTGATTTTTTcattgtttgtgtttttttatgctttttgttttgcttttgaAAATGTAAACTGACATTTTTCTTGGTTCAATTTGCAGATGCCAACAGATGATGCAGTTGGGACTAGAGGCAATATTGCTCCCTGTCCTGATGCTCATGTTAACCTATATGTGGTTGTTGATGGGCCAACATAGCAGCAATTGCAAGGTCCTCAACCTAAGGCAGCTAATGCTAGAAAGAGGAAGCCAATGCATAAAAGGTATGTTGTTTGGGAACATTATGAAAGTGTGAATGATGATATGGGCAGAGTGGTAAGTGTTAAATGTTTATACTGTGCTAGAGTGTATGAATGTCACAGTAAACGTAATGGCACATCAACTCTTAGAGCACATATGCTTGCTTGTTTGAAAAATCCCAATAGTAAACACATTAGACAAGCCTTATTAACTATGCCTAATGTTCAACCTGTTTATGATGGGGATAAGGTTAATGTTGAGGTATGGAAGTTTAGTCAAGAAGCTGTTAGAGAGTCTTTAGCTTTCATGATTGTTGTTGATGAGTTGCCATCGAGGTTTGTAAATGGTATGGGGTTTAAAAACCTGATGAATTCTGCATGTCCTAGGTTCAAAATTCCCTCTAGATTGGCCATGAATAGGGATATTTTCAATCTGTTTGCAAGTGAAAAGTTGAAATTGAAATCCTTTTTTAAAAGACCACAGTCAAAGGGTTAGCATAAATACTGATACATGGACTAGCATTCAAAGGATTAATTACATGTGTGTCACCTGTCATTGGATTGATAATTTGTGGAAGCTGCATAAAGTTATTATTTCATTTATTCCAGTCAGTGGTCATAGGGGTGAGTACATAGTTAAGTCTTTGGAGAATTGTGTGCTTGATTGGGATATCAAAAATGTGTTTTCTATTACCATGGACAATGCTAGTAGCAATGATGTAGCTGCAGGTGTGTTTAGGAAGAAATTGAATTCTTGGGGAACTGGGGTTGCAAAAGGGAAATATTTGCACATGTGTTGTATTGCTCACATTCTTAATTTGGTGGTCAGTGATGGTCTAAAAGATGTTAATGTCTCTGTGAAAAAAGTAAGGGATGTAGTCAGGACAGGTACATTAGAAACAGTCCAGCTAGGTTAGAAAAATGTAAAGAAGCTGTTGATTTTGTTAGTGTTGAGTCTAAGAAATATCTTTGTTTAGATGTGCCAACACGCTGGAATTCCTCTTACTTGATGCTTCACACGGCTGCATTGTATGAAAAAGTATTTGAGAAATATGATGAGGATAATTCATCATTTAGGACAAATTTGAATGGTAATATTCCCGATTCGCATGACTGGGAGGTAGTTAGAAAATTTTCTGATTGTCTTGCTCACTTTTACATAGTCACTTTGCATATTTCTGGTTCATTGTATGTTACCTCTGATATGCA containing:
- the LOC126657128 gene encoding uncharacterized protein LOC126657128, translated to MVTSTDRTGAIGFVVSDFADNIIFAGARRFSGIITPLVIEALAIRTSMEETIPKGFSAVIFEGDCQVLINAANASSSDDRDAGVVLEDIFNLVFRFSEIRFQYVNRKCNWVAHLVAKKALIDDCFCRSHHTVMEWLTQVC
- the LOC126657638 gene encoding uncharacterized protein LOC126657638, whose product is MAEDGYKVILNVYDLSQGLARQLSTTFLGKAIEGIWHTGVVVYGYEYYFGGGIQHDPAGRTPYGTPVKVVDLGVTHVPQDVFEMYLQEIGPRYTAEKYSLLTHNCNNFSNEVAQFLVGVTIPDYVLQLPTEVMNSPMGALIMPMIQNLESTLRAGAVPQVPQFRNASINQPTAAATTTVNTSSVKVANGEVESSKISEKAIPPAVKPAETAKKITANGVSGDPLGDARSKLQEEISIEFKNLMGTGEFRASEAATIATKRVMQRYKNLNVATQQS
- the LOC126657557 gene encoding thiamine-repressible mitochondrial transport protein THI74, translated to MKDKVWRWILGLIYIVAVATIWIAASFVVQSVVDAGVSPFLITYICNSLFVVYIPLVEIGRYVEDSYGSLIFWRKRSRSSGPLRELGESEKAILLGETELGPNDKESNVSVIVDDGNADIKGDGVNPIAESMSSTHERILPVEEGSHGVDAIGRWTRARVAKVSLLICPFWFLAQLSFNLSLKYTTVTSNTILSTASSLFTFLVSLVFLGETFSWLKLASVLLCMVGTIIVSLGDLESGLSAVALNPLLGDFLALISAAFYAVYITLIRMKFPDDDGKSGHVSMAEFLGYLGLFNFFIFLPIALILNFTMLEPFSMLTGKQLGLIIGKGLLDNVLSDYLWAKAVLLTTTTVATAGLTIQVPLAAIVDSLIGNAPGVMDYFGAAAVMIGFAGINIPADSFSQSKESENQETRSIHQDCSSPSQGTTGNS